One part of the Candidatus Dependentiae bacterium genome encodes these proteins:
- a CDS encoding helix-turn-helix transcriptional regulator, whose protein sequence is MSSRSTELRVKELLREKGWTTKILAEKTGMSESYLTHIKNGTRRWNEDSLRKLANAFEISPIDLFAQRRQRTDDIDKNVSMPEKSDVELKVQIVPVVGDVPSNPSPYNNQLMQVTTGFKDIFIPVLNTTDSSMFALSVENNLMAPTFVKGDCLIVSPEVWTRSGDIAAVEYGNDTPIKAIMQVTYTDDFIVLESVNHKQAPIALVRGKDHFRIIGRVIQRHQKLA, encoded by the coding sequence ATGTCATCTCGTTCAACGGAATTACGTGTTAAAGAACTTTTAAGAGAAAAGGGCTGGACAACCAAAATTTTGGCTGAAAAAACAGGTATGTCGGAAAGTTATTTAACGCACATAAAAAATGGAACGCGACGATGGAATGAAGACTCATTGCGTAAATTGGCAAATGCTTTTGAGATCAGTCCAATTGATCTTTTTGCACAGCGTCGTCAACGTACCGATGATATTGATAAAAACGTTAGCATGCCGGAAAAATCAGATGTTGAACTTAAGGTTCAAATTGTACCGGTTGTGGGCGATGTACCTTCAAATCCATCTCCATACAATAATCAATTAATGCAAGTTACTACTGGTTTTAAAGATATCTTTATTCCAGTACTCAATACTACTGATAGTTCAATGTTTGCGCTTTCTGTAGAAAATAATTTAATGGCGCCTACTTTTGTAAAAGGTGATTGCTTGATTGTGTCACCAGAAGTGTGGACGCGTTCGGGTGATATTGCTGCAGTTGAATACGGTAATGATACACCAATTAAAGCAATTATGCAGGTTACTTATACTGATGACTTTATTGTATTGGAGTCAGTAAATCATAAGCAAGCTCCTATTGCTCTTGTTCGCGGAAAAGATCATTTTAGAATTATTGGTCGGGTGATTCAGCGTCACCAAAAGCTTGCATAA
- a CDS encoding ATP-binding protein encodes MLLKRDLEITLKRYTKFPVIAILGPRQSGKTTLVKKFFKNHIFLSLEDINLREFARTDPRGFINQHDNKNGIIIDEFQYAPDILSYVQLEADEKNRPGYFILTGSQNFLMNQAITQSLAGRVGILTLLPFSNYELKEHNLLKKNPLEHIIQGSYPRLYKEEIPFYDLYPSYIRTYIERDVRQLTNIGDLAVFQKFLSLCAGRIGQLLNLSEIAMHCGISAPTANKWLTILEASYILFRLQPHFNNFNKRITKRSKLYFYDTGIASYLLKISSIQALITNPFRGSLFENFIIADLYKQFFNRGHRPPLYFWRDRNGTIEIDCIIDRGENKIPIEIKSGETIVPTFFKTITKWNEISGTKSENNYIIYAGQTEQKRSKGYVISWQKSATHLIKDIY; translated from the coding sequence ATGTTATTAAAAAGAGATCTTGAGATAACACTCAAGCGATATACTAAATTTCCTGTTATAGCCATCCTTGGACCACGCCAATCTGGCAAAACAACATTAGTTAAAAAATTCTTTAAAAATCATATTTTCTTATCGCTTGAAGATATCAATCTGCGAGAATTTGCGCGTACGGACCCACGAGGCTTTATCAATCAACATGATAATAAAAATGGCATTATCATAGATGAATTTCAGTATGCTCCTGATATTCTATCCTATGTTCAACTTGAAGCTGATGAAAAGAATCGACCAGGATACTTTATATTGACTGGATCTCAAAACTTTTTAATGAACCAAGCAATTACTCAATCACTTGCTGGTAGAGTGGGCATTCTAACATTACTACCATTTTCAAATTACGAATTAAAAGAACATAATCTTTTGAAAAAAAATCCCTTAGAACATATAATCCAAGGTTCATATCCTCGCCTGTATAAGGAAGAAATACCCTTTTATGATCTATACCCTTCATATATCAGAACATATATAGAGCGTGATGTACGACAATTAACGAACATCGGTGATCTTGCAGTTTTTCAAAAATTTTTATCTTTATGCGCAGGAAGAATTGGCCAGCTTCTTAATTTGTCTGAAATTGCCATGCACTGCGGTATTTCTGCGCCAACCGCAAATAAATGGCTAACAATACTCGAGGCAAGCTATATTCTTTTTCGACTACAACCACATTTTAATAATTTTAATAAGCGTATTACAAAACGCTCTAAACTATATTTTTATGATACCGGTATTGCCTCTTATTTATTAAAAATTAGCTCCATACAAGCGCTCATAACAAACCCTTTTCGTGGGAGTCTATTTGAAAATTTTATTATTGCTGATTTATATAAGCAATTTTTTAACCGTGGGCACAGACCACCACTTTATTTTTGGCGAGATCGCAATGGTACTATAGAAATTGATTGTATTATAGACAGAGGAGAAAATAAGATACCTATTGAGATAAAATCAGGAGAAACCATTGTACCTACCTTCTTCAAAACAATAACAAAGTGGAACGAAATATCTGGCACTAAATCAGAAAATAACTATATTATCTATGCTGGGCAAACTGAACAAAAACGTTCAAAAGGTTATGTGATCAGTTGGCAAAAATCTGCAACCCACCTTATTAAAGATATATATTGA
- the ftsY gene encoding signal recognition particle-docking protein FtsY produces MFSFIKDKLKKIYSSVTSKLSALFGKTSIDKDTLKELEILLLSADTGVATTRKIITKLENQWRAGALSHGNDLKKALEEHLLLLLAQQAYNCLSPVTLLVGINGSGKTTFAGKRAHSLTKEGKKVLLVAADTFRAAATHQLAEWAKKIGVEVVIGKENQDPASVVFAGCKKFIDENFDALIIDTAGRLQTKINLMKELEKIKKVVTKHLPDTPISTLLTIDSMLGQNSFEQARLFNEATDVSGIVLTKMDGTGKGGIVFGIVDELKIPVAYISFGEQPEQYTLFDKQEYVHDLLNS; encoded by the coding sequence ATGTTTAGCTTCATAAAAGACAAACTCAAAAAAATATATTCGTCCGTTACATCAAAACTTAGTGCGTTGTTTGGCAAAACAAGCATAGATAAAGATACTCTTAAAGAGCTTGAAATACTGCTCCTTTCAGCTGATACTGGGGTGGCAACAACTAGAAAAATTATTACCAAGCTTGAAAACCAGTGGAGAGCCGGCGCATTATCACATGGCAATGATCTAAAAAAAGCATTAGAGGAACATCTTTTATTGTTACTCGCACAACAAGCATATAATTGCCTTAGCCCAGTAACACTTTTAGTTGGCATTAATGGAAGCGGAAAAACCACTTTTGCTGGTAAACGAGCACACTCGCTTACAAAAGAAGGTAAAAAAGTACTGCTTGTTGCAGCAGATACCTTTCGTGCAGCCGCAACCCATCAATTAGCCGAATGGGCAAAAAAAATCGGCGTTGAGGTTGTTATTGGTAAAGAAAATCAGGATCCAGCAAGTGTCGTATTTGCTGGGTGCAAAAAATTTATTGATGAAAACTTCGACGCATTAATTATAGACACCGCTGGTCGTTTACAAACAAAAATCAACTTGATGAAAGAACTCGAAAAAATTAAAAAAGTAGTTACAAAACACTTGCCAGATACACCAATCAGCACATTACTAACTATCGACTCTATGCTCGGGCAAAATTCTTTCGAGCAAGCAAGATTATTTAATGAAGCAACTGATGTGAGCGGCATTGTTCTAACCAAAATGGATGGTACTGGCAAGGGTGGTATTGTTTTTGGCATTGTTGATGAGCTGAAAATTCCTGTTGCGTATATTTCTTTTGGTGAACAGCCAGAACAATACACATTATTTGATAAACAAGAGTACGTGCACGATTTGCTTAATTCATAA
- a CDS encoding DUF2608 domain-containing protein, with the protein MKKYTFIIMLFFFNHLLYPYITESDQLKSVFDYIPNAPDKYGILVIYDFDNTLIETEIELGSDQWFYHMMQKYAQNGLSMDLAAQYILPVYYLIRNTIDIVPTESDVADIINKVQNMGVRVIGLTAQGFHIVKRSTEQLKELGIDFSSSAFFGNYIEKKYHCHNGSIFCHGHNKNIVLKEVFEHNNYYPHTIIFIDDKEKNLNYIKDLAHNLGINFYGIRYSRMDKKVAHFDPVIADKQLAHFYRQQHIEPICIPHHIMANKKK; encoded by the coding sequence ATGAAAAAATACACATTTATTATTATGCTATTCTTTTTCAATCATCTACTGTATCCATACATCACTGAAAGTGACCAACTTAAATCCGTTTTTGATTATATCCCTAATGCACCAGATAAGTATGGTATTTTAGTTATATATGACTTTGATAACACACTGATTGAAACAGAAATCGAGCTTGGCAGCGATCAATGGTTTTATCACATGATGCAAAAATACGCGCAAAATGGATTAAGTATGGATTTAGCAGCTCAATACATTTTGCCTGTTTACTATTTGATTAGAAATACAATTGATATAGTACCAACAGAATCTGATGTAGCTGACATCATAAATAAAGTACAAAATATGGGCGTGCGTGTTATTGGCTTAACAGCACAAGGATTTCATATCGTCAAACGTAGCACTGAACAACTTAAAGAACTAGGTATAGATTTTAGCTCATCAGCTTTTTTTGGAAACTATATAGAAAAAAAGTACCATTGCCACAATGGGTCTATTTTTTGCCACGGACATAATAAAAACATTGTCCTTAAAGAAGTTTTTGAACATAACAATTACTATCCACATACCATTATTTTTATTGATGATAAAGAAAAAAATCTTAATTACATTAAAGATTTAGCACACAATCTTGGCATCAATTTTTATGGTATTCGCTACTCTCGTATGGACAAAAAAGTTGCACATTTTGATCCAGTAATTGCAGACAAACAACTTGCACATTTTTATCGCCAACAACACATCGAACCAATATGTATTCCGCATCATATCATGGCAAACAAAAAAAAATAA
- the prmC gene encoding peptide chain release factor N(5)-glutamine methyltransferase, with product MKTVTTTITDIANKLHTRYQDPILCQQYAWWMLEALTGKTIAHLLAQKTFTLNSAQQQTLQLWIDQQIKRHIPLQYLLGNVPFADLEILVEPPTLIPRPETEEWAIKLAEQLNRLTNKKIAILDIATGSGCIALALAKQLPHATVWGSDISEKAIVLAKKNAQHNTITNASFLVSDIFGNIPLQVQFDIIVSNPPYISLEEWKQLDTSVTTWEDKNALVANNDGLKIIESIISGALHYIKKNTEFEQKNIPQLIIEIGYRQGKSVKKLMEQYGYTNVVIHKDLEKKDRVVSGSIPHVAKEKQ from the coding sequence ATGAAAACAGTTACTACTACAATTACTGATATAGCTAATAAATTACACACGCGCTATCAGGACCCAATACTTTGCCAGCAATACGCGTGGTGGATGCTCGAAGCACTTACTGGCAAAACAATTGCACACTTATTGGCTCAAAAAACATTTACGTTAAATTCCGCACAACAACAAACATTACAACTATGGATTGATCAACAAATCAAAAGACATATACCATTGCAATATCTACTTGGTAATGTTCCTTTTGCTGATTTAGAAATTTTAGTAGAACCGCCAACGCTTATTCCCCGTCCAGAAACAGAAGAATGGGCAATAAAACTAGCAGAACAACTCAATAGACTTACAAATAAAAAAATAGCCATCTTAGATATAGCAACCGGAAGTGGCTGCATTGCACTTGCACTCGCCAAACAGTTGCCACACGCTACTGTATGGGGAAGTGATATTTCTGAAAAAGCAATTGTGCTTGCCAAAAAAAACGCACAGCATAATACCATAACCAATGCATCATTTTTGGTTTCAGATATATTTGGTAACATTCCACTGCAAGTACAGTTCGATATTATTGTTTCCAATCCGCCGTATATATCACTAGAAGAATGGAAGCAGCTCGATACATCCGTTACCACTTGGGAAGACAAAAATGCGCTTGTTGCAAATAATGATGGACTAAAAATAATTGAAAGCATTATTAGTGGTGCTTTGCACTATATTAAAAAAAATACAGAATTCGAACAAAAGAATATCCCTCAACTCATAATAGAGATCGGGTATCGGCAAGGCAAAAGTGTTAAAAAATTAATGGAACAATACGGTTACACAAACGTTGTAATACATAAGGATTTAGAAAAAAAAGACAGAGTTGTAAGCGGAAGTATCCCACATGTGGCCAAAGAAAAACAATAA
- a CDS encoding GNAT family N-acetyltransferase: MSIIKSISVLFVFFLTFFAQAIKFIHTPISDGFLYSEQKVSCYCDQTEVGFAYVVQCARYICVIHSLYVYPDFRCRGYGGALVKHLCSFLKKNGGKRIYIQPGPFELTDNGLYKEIDISSYEVNIQKLIVFYKKFGFNPVSNISSLCAKVLYGIVCIDENANYLMVKRVR, encoded by the coding sequence ATGAGTATAATAAAATCGATCTCGGTTTTATTCGTTTTTTTTCTAACTTTTTTTGCTCAGGCTATTAAGTTTATACATACACCTATTTCTGATGGTTTTCTTTATAGTGAGCAGAAGGTTAGCTGTTATTGTGATCAGACAGAAGTTGGTTTTGCATATGTTGTTCAATGTGCGCGTTATATATGCGTTATTCATAGTCTCTATGTGTATCCAGATTTTCGGTGCAGGGGTTATGGAGGGGCACTTGTTAAGCACCTATGTTCTTTTTTGAAAAAAAATGGTGGCAAACGTATATATATTCAACCGGGTCCATTTGAATTGACTGATAATGGTTTGTATAAAGAGATAGATATATCTTCGTATGAGGTTAATATTCAGAAGTTGATTGTGTTTTATAAAAAGTTTGGATTCAATCCTGTAAGCAATATTTCTTCTTTATGTGCTAAAGTACTTTATGGAATAGTTTGTATTGATGAAAATGCTAATTATTTAATGGTTAAGAGAGTAAGATAA
- a CDS encoding ribonuclease HII — translation MEKINLQDVRSTRKLPFKLKKNTFECAAWQKKLTVCGIDEVGRGCLAGPLVTAAVILPLNTSYKCLKDSKLLSEQERILAYRWIQRNCWYGIGIVHNRLIDKHNIWQATLIGMKRALMQVLAICPDIPQSILIDAMPLDLWDTAFTAIPVHYFPHGERTSCSIAAASILAKVTRDDLIRRMDPLFPGYHLAQHKGYGTKKHKDILEHQTESIIHRNSFLKNLKRTHQKSNSIQKTIFQPLSIEK, via the coding sequence ATGGAAAAAATAAATCTACAAGATGTTCGATCAACACGTAAATTACCGTTCAAATTGAAAAAAAACACCTTTGAGTGTGCTGCTTGGCAAAAAAAGTTAACAGTATGTGGCATCGATGAAGTAGGTCGAGGATGTCTTGCCGGCCCCTTGGTTACTGCTGCGGTTATTTTACCCCTAAATACCTCCTATAAATGCCTGAAGGATTCTAAATTATTGTCCGAACAAGAAAGAATACTTGCATATAGGTGGATTCAAAGAAACTGCTGGTATGGTATTGGTATTGTACATAATAGGTTAATTGACAAACATAATATTTGGCAAGCTACTCTTATTGGTATGAAACGTGCACTTATGCAGGTCTTGGCTATTTGCCCTGATATTCCTCAATCAATTTTGATCGATGCCATGCCATTAGACCTTTGGGATACTGCTTTTACTGCCATACCTGTCCATTATTTCCCTCATGGAGAAAGAACATCTTGCTCTATCGCTGCAGCATCGATTTTAGCAAAAGTTACTCGAGATGATCTTATCAGGCGCATGGATCCATTATTTCCTGGCTATCATTTAGCACAACACAAGGGCTATGGTACTAAAAAGCATAAAGATATTCTCGAGCATCAAACTGAAAGTATTATCCACCGCAATAGCTTTTTAAAAAATCTTAAAAGAACGCATCAAAAATCAAACTCAATCCAAAAAACTATTTTTCAGCCACTTTCAATTGAAAAATAA
- the mutL gene encoding DNA mismatch repair endonuclease MutL, with amino-acid sequence MPKIKKLSPQEAQKIAAGEVVERPANIVKELIENAIDAGASKIDIYIKDGGKKLIRVVDNGCGMNTDDAQLCFEHHATSKINSINDLGSITTFGFRGEALSSICSVSEITLITKTEDSFAGTKIELSGGHIHNISETPAAQGTDIAINNVFFNVPARAKFLKKKETEWRHIQQLFQAFCLSYQHIHFSLHHDGKQISNNPITNSLENRLTQVWDTQITKHMIYIEDTLQKNNITISGTISNHQFFRYDRSYIYFFVNNRWVKNYQLGNALLKGYHNVIPAGRHPAACIFITVYPKEIDINTHPRKEEVQFLHPQRVTNALQQAVKQTLEHHLSRQIKQHVTFKSAHIPSEFPQKLIYTTQHVEKKQPTFFDTHITSSEHTVLNRQKLQQIDEANNNEVIQNKRVETFNVVGVYNKTYILLEHESGLMMIDQHAAHERVLYELFSKQSQEIAIIQLMFPQIIRLTSSDLTLLKMHLDILAQSGINAEIFGEDQIIIHATPVHLKNTNLQELIKQMVGWIIEYKKLNSKEITHHLNKKLHAQIACSAAIKAGDTLNNEQIQQLLTDLHDTPNRFSCPHGRPTGWLVALDEIKKKFKRNYTEKSTINW; translated from the coding sequence ATGCCAAAAATAAAAAAATTATCTCCTCAAGAGGCACAAAAAATTGCTGCAGGAGAAGTTGTAGAACGCCCTGCTAATATCGTAAAGGAATTGATAGAGAATGCAATTGATGCTGGTGCAAGCAAAATTGATATTTACATCAAAGATGGAGGAAAAAAATTAATTCGTGTTGTTGATAATGGTTGTGGCATGAATACAGATGATGCACAACTATGTTTTGAACATCATGCAACAAGTAAAATTAACAGCATCAATGATCTTGGCAGCATTACTACATTTGGCTTTCGTGGTGAAGCACTTTCTAGCATTTGTTCAGTGAGCGAGATAACACTTATCACTAAAACAGAAGACAGCTTTGCCGGAACTAAAATAGAATTATCTGGAGGGCATATACATAATATCTCTGAAACACCTGCTGCACAAGGGACTGATATTGCCATTAATAATGTATTTTTTAATGTGCCCGCTCGTGCAAAATTTTTGAAAAAAAAAGAAACAGAGTGGCGCCATATTCAGCAACTATTTCAGGCATTTTGCTTAAGCTATCAACATATTCATTTTTCTCTACACCATGATGGCAAACAAATAAGTAATAATCCAATAACTAATTCACTTGAAAATCGCTTGACACAAGTATGGGACACACAAATAACAAAGCACATGATTTATATTGAAGATACCCTGCAAAAAAATAACATAACAATCAGTGGTACCATCTCTAACCATCAATTTTTCAGATACGATCGTAGCTACATTTATTTTTTTGTAAACAATCGCTGGGTAAAAAATTATCAACTGGGCAATGCACTGTTAAAAGGCTATCACAACGTCATCCCAGCAGGTAGACATCCTGCTGCATGCATATTTATTACTGTTTATCCCAAAGAAATCGATATCAACACACACCCACGTAAAGAAGAGGTACAATTTTTACATCCACAACGTGTCACCAATGCATTACAACAAGCAGTTAAACAAACACTTGAGCACCATTTGAGTAGACAGATAAAACAACATGTTACATTCAAGTCCGCCCATATTCCCAGCGAGTTTCCTCAAAAACTAATTTATACAACACAACATGTTGAAAAAAAGCAACCAACTTTTTTTGATACACACATTACCTCATCAGAACATACAGTGCTCAATCGACAGAAGCTACAGCAAATAGATGAAGCAAATAATAATGAAGTAATACAAAATAAACGTGTAGAAACCTTCAACGTCGTTGGTGTATATAATAAAACGTACATTTTGCTTGAACATGAAAGCGGTCTCATGATGATAGATCAACACGCCGCACATGAGCGAGTACTGTATGAACTGTTTTCAAAGCAATCACAAGAAATTGCCATCATACAATTAATGTTTCCACAGATAATAAGACTAACATCGTCAGATCTTACATTGCTCAAAATGCATCTAGATATTTTAGCTCAAAGCGGTATTAACGCAGAAATTTTTGGTGAAGATCAGATTATTATTCATGCTACACCGGTACACCTAAAAAATACTAATTTACAGGAGCTCATTAAACAAATGGTTGGTTGGATTATTGAATATAAAAAGTTAAACTCAAAAGAGATAACTCATCATCTCAATAAAAAACTCCATGCTCAGATAGCCTGTAGTGCTGCTATAAAGGCTGGAGATACGCTCAATAACGAACAAATTCAACAGCTGCTAACTGATTTGCATGATACTCCCAATAGATTCTCCTGCCCTCACGGAAGGCCAACAGGATGGCTTGTAGCACTAGATGAGATAAAAAAGAAATTTAAGCGAAATTACACTGAAAAAAGTACTATTAACTGGTAA
- the rpsF gene encoding 30S ribosomal protein S6 — protein sequence MFRYEILMLAIPEITQDESKKLESHLDKIVQDAKANIISFERWGKYRLAYPVKNNDYGVYYLARFETEQIGLLLDEIKTLFRVKLYDIVIRSMITRLDASGSLNYQRPPSLEEAPSRDVSSFLTDSLSGSRRRGRSRGDWGSRSEQKEAATQSAFVGSDQKDNVAITDKEAEVSND from the coding sequence ATGTTTCGTTATGAAATTCTTATGCTTGCTATTCCTGAAATTACTCAGGATGAAAGCAAAAAATTAGAGTCGCATCTTGATAAAATTGTACAAGATGCTAAGGCAAATATAATTTCTTTTGAGCGTTGGGGTAAATACCGCCTTGCGTATCCAGTAAAAAATAATGACTATGGTGTCTACTATTTGGCGCGTTTTGAAACCGAGCAGATTGGCTTATTGCTTGATGAAATTAAAACACTTTTCCGCGTAAAGTTATACGATATTGTAATACGTAGTATGATAACTAGGCTTGATGCTTCAGGATCACTTAATTATCAACGGCCACCATCGCTTGAAGAAGCGCCATCAAGGGATGTAAGCTCTTTTTTAACCGATAGTCTTTCCGGTTCAAGGAGGCGAGGTCGTTCAAGAGGTGATTGGGGTTCTAGATCAGAACAAAAAGAGGCTGCTACTCAGTCAGCTTTTGTAGGAAGTGATCAAAAAGAT